In one Culex quinquefasciatus strain JHB chromosome 2, VPISU_Cqui_1.0_pri_paternal, whole genome shotgun sequence genomic region, the following are encoded:
- the LOC6031933 gene encoding uncharacterized protein LOC6031933 isoform X2 produces the protein MGKMNTTVLTSVLLVLIGGTYFVTANAVERNCVLPLKPDWSFFSPLIFSQDGTLISTENVSDETEDITLAVGDEVLLSCSPNYFREFSSEKVLKAKCKKDKTLVVNGMDKNFVSELSCEVRSIEEIIVPVRGCPNNARSIEYGYTNPVNEKSYILGEACYDVKRGQTLFVHTKIKSGTNTVDALALRTVNNVSYFRQEHPTSRYKIEMNKALNINDQAERFKAVFGTKNVPKIEARRYINEDLLTHKQYQSVLKLAWNYQIMKDLDALDNFDYLVTDITDLDAKEIEIYTGAHGVLSLKDKNDNNVDVYLKENRFPVPKFHWTVVRSGNKAVAFAIVNKPQLSDKEREKDAFCTSICDQLTWISTLKENDSYSNPRFGYVLCCELNDFRKTIKEMPPLTGISEVLK, from the exons ATGGGAAAAATGAACACTACAGTGTTGACCTCCGTGCTGCTGGTGCTCATCGGGGGAACCTACTTCGTCACAGCTAATG CCGTGGAACGAAACTGCGTGCTGCCACTGAAGCCGGACTGGTCCTTCTTCTCGCCGCTGATCTTCAGCCAGGACGGAACGCTCATCTCGACGGAGAACGTGAGCGACGAAACCGAGGACATTACGCTGGCCGTGGGCGATGAGGTGCTGCTGTCATGCTCGCCCAACTACTTCCGGGAGTTTTCGTCCGAGAAGGTGCTGAAGGCGAAGTGTAAGAAGGACAAGACTTTGG TTGTCAATGGTATGGACAAGAACTTCGTGTCCGAGTTGTCCTGCGAGGTGCGATCCATCGAGGAGATCATCGTTCCGGTTCGCGGATGCCCGAACAACGCGAGATCCATCGAGTACGGTTACACCAACCCGGTGAACGAAAAGTCCTACATCCTTGGTGAGGCATGTTACGACGTGAAGCGTGGTCAAACGCTGTTTGTGCACACCAAAATCAAGTCCGGAACGAACACGGTGGATGCGTTGGCCTTGAGGACGGTCAACAACGTGAGCTACTTCCGCCAGGAACATCCAACCTCGCGGTATAAGATTGAGATGAACAAGGCACTAAACATCAACGATCAAGCCGAGAGGTTCAAGGCGGTGTTCGGAACCAAGAATGTGCCCAAGATCGAAGCCCGTCGGTACATCAACGAAGATCTGCTCACTCACAAGCAGTACCAATCGGTGCTGAAGCTCGCCTGGAACTACCAGATCATGAAGGATTTGGACGCGCTTGACAACTTCGACTACCTCGTCACTGACATCACCGATCTGGACGCCAAAGAGATCGAAATCTACACCGGAGCTCACGGCGTGCTCTCCCTGAAAGACAAAAACGACAACAACGTGGACGTTTACCTCAAAGAGAACCGATTTCCGGTGCCCAAGTTCCACTGGACGGTGGTCCGGTCGGGCAACAAGGCGGTCGCGTTCGCCATCGTCAACAAGCCCCAGCTGTCCGACAAGGAGCGCGAAAAGGACGCCTTCTGTACGAGCATCTGCGATCAGCTGACGTGGATCAGCACGCTCAAGGAGAACGACTCGTACAGCAATCCCCGGTTCGGGTACGTCCTGTGCTGTGAGCTGAACGATTTCCGCAAAACCATCAAAGAAATGCCCCCTCTTACGGGCATCTCCGAGGTTCTGAAGTGA
- the LOC6031933 gene encoding uncharacterized protein LOC6031933 isoform X1: MGKMNTTVLTSVLLVLIGGTYFVTANVLFRRFFIVSAVERNCVLPLKPDWSFFSPLIFSQDGTLISTENVSDETEDITLAVGDEVLLSCSPNYFREFSSEKVLKAKCKKDKTLVVNGMDKNFVSELSCEVRSIEEIIVPVRGCPNNARSIEYGYTNPVNEKSYILGEACYDVKRGQTLFVHTKIKSGTNTVDALALRTVNNVSYFRQEHPTSRYKIEMNKALNINDQAERFKAVFGTKNVPKIEARRYINEDLLTHKQYQSVLKLAWNYQIMKDLDALDNFDYLVTDITDLDAKEIEIYTGAHGVLSLKDKNDNNVDVYLKENRFPVPKFHWTVVRSGNKAVAFAIVNKPQLSDKEREKDAFCTSICDQLTWISTLKENDSYSNPRFGYVLCCELNDFRKTIKEMPPLTGISEVLK, encoded by the exons ATGGGAAAAATGAACACTACAGTGTTGACCTCCGTGCTGCTGGTGCTCATCGGGGGAACCTACTTCGTCACAGCTAATG TTCTCTTTCGACGGTTCTTCATCGTTTCAGCCGTGGAACGAAACTGCGTGCTGCCACTGAAGCCGGACTGGTCCTTCTTCTCGCCGCTGATCTTCAGCCAGGACGGAACGCTCATCTCGACGGAGAACGTGAGCGACGAAACCGAGGACATTACGCTGGCCGTGGGCGATGAGGTGCTGCTGTCATGCTCGCCCAACTACTTCCGGGAGTTTTCGTCCGAGAAGGTGCTGAAGGCGAAGTGTAAGAAGGACAAGACTTTGG TTGTCAATGGTATGGACAAGAACTTCGTGTCCGAGTTGTCCTGCGAGGTGCGATCCATCGAGGAGATCATCGTTCCGGTTCGCGGATGCCCGAACAACGCGAGATCCATCGAGTACGGTTACACCAACCCGGTGAACGAAAAGTCCTACATCCTTGGTGAGGCATGTTACGACGTGAAGCGTGGTCAAACGCTGTTTGTGCACACCAAAATCAAGTCCGGAACGAACACGGTGGATGCGTTGGCCTTGAGGACGGTCAACAACGTGAGCTACTTCCGCCAGGAACATCCAACCTCGCGGTATAAGATTGAGATGAACAAGGCACTAAACATCAACGATCAAGCCGAGAGGTTCAAGGCGGTGTTCGGAACCAAGAATGTGCCCAAGATCGAAGCCCGTCGGTACATCAACGAAGATCTGCTCACTCACAAGCAGTACCAATCGGTGCTGAAGCTCGCCTGGAACTACCAGATCATGAAGGATTTGGACGCGCTTGACAACTTCGACTACCTCGTCACTGACATCACCGATCTGGACGCCAAAGAGATCGAAATCTACACCGGAGCTCACGGCGTGCTCTCCCTGAAAGACAAAAACGACAACAACGTGGACGTTTACCTCAAAGAGAACCGATTTCCGGTGCCCAAGTTCCACTGGACGGTGGTCCGGTCGGGCAACAAGGCGGTCGCGTTCGCCATCGTCAACAAGCCCCAGCTGTCCGACAAGGAGCGCGAAAAGGACGCCTTCTGTACGAGCATCTGCGATCAGCTGACGTGGATCAGCACGCTCAAGGAGAACGACTCGTACAGCAATCCCCGGTTCGGGTACGTCCTGTGCTGTGAGCTGAACGATTTCCGCAAAACCATCAAAGAAATGCCCCCTCTTACGGGCATCTCCGAGGTTCTGAAGTGA